A genomic stretch from Acidobacteriota bacterium includes:
- a CDS encoding NADH-quinone oxidoreductase subunit B: MSVIDKLVARSRRRSPWLFRLNAGGCNGCDIEFSACLSPRYDVEQTGALLVGSARHADILCVTGPVTRGSLAALETIFAQMGDPKAVVAVGNCPATCDVFAGSPVIAGPLDGLVPVDVFVPGCPPRPGDIIEGIARAVAALPAKGARGGKRDAKRKRGAGKKT; the protein is encoded by the coding sequence ATGAGCGTCATCGACAAGCTGGTCGCGAGATCGCGGCGGCGGTCGCCCTGGCTCTTCCGGCTGAACGCGGGGGGATGCAACGGCTGCGACATCGAGTTCTCCGCCTGCCTCAGCCCGCGCTACGACGTGGAGCAGACCGGAGCCCTGCTCGTGGGCAGCGCCAGGCATGCCGACATCCTTTGCGTCACCGGGCCCGTCACCCGGGGCTCGCTGGCGGCGCTGGAGACCATCTTCGCCCAGATGGGGGACCCGAAGGCGGTCGTGGCCGTCGGGAACTGCCCGGCGACCTGCGACGTCTTCGCGGGCAGCCCCGTCATCGCCGGCCCCCTGGACGGCCTCGTCCCCGTGGACGTGTTCGTCCCCGGCTGTCCGCCGCGGCCGGGCGACATCATCGAAGGCATCGCCCGGGCCGTCGCGGCCCTGCCGGCGAAGGGAGCGCGGGGCGGGAAGAGGGACGCGAAAAGGAAGAGGGGAGCCGGGAAGAAGACATGA
- a CDS encoding 4Fe-4S dicluster domain-containing protein, which yields MSILGVISRNLGRRRITIRLPGEAPHPDGFRGAVAIDEGKCVCCAMCRYACVSEAIAVNYLADRFTWDYRAGRCTFCGKCVEVCPAAALSQKPDSLPPYERPAELDSSHTILYPPCAECGRPALPITDAVLLKAFKEIGEDVVSWSRLCLRCRRRRSSRGAAAGLKAALGRETEKADKPRP from the coding sequence ATGAGCATCCTGGGCGTCATTTCCCGGAACCTGGGAAGGCGGAGGATAACGATCCGGCTTCCGGGCGAAGCCCCCCATCCCGACGGGTTCCGCGGCGCGGTGGCCATCGACGAGGGCAAGTGCGTCTGCTGCGCCATGTGCCGTTATGCCTGCGTTTCCGAGGCCATCGCCGTCAACTACCTCGCGGACCGGTTCACCTGGGATTATCGGGCCGGCCGCTGCACCTTCTGCGGCAAGTGCGTCGAGGTCTGCCCCGCGGCGGCGTTGTCCCAGAAGCCCGACAGCCTGCCTCCCTACGAGCGGCCGGCCGAGCTCGACAGCAGCCATACGATCCTCTATCCGCCCTGCGCCGAATGCGGCCGGCCGGCCCTGCCCATCACCGATGCCGTCCTCCTCAAGGCCTTCAAGGAGATCGGCGAGGACGTCGTGTCGTGGAGCCGGCTCTGCCTGAGATGCCGCCGCCGGAGGTCTTCGAGGGGCGCGGCGGCCGGACTGAAGGCGGCCCTCGGCCGGGAGACGGAGAAGGCGGATAAGCCGCGACCCTAG
- a CDS encoding complex I subunit 1 family protein, with the protein MNAGRALVGLLVFPGLLYALPAAWLMLWIERKARARMQGRIGPPFYQPFFDFVKLMAKRTVPLAPFDAILAAGLPILAGSSLLVALGLLPVLSGPGGFAGDVILLVALLEVPGLAAVLAGFASRSIFGQLGGAREAVLSVVSSVPFLGAVVALAISARSLRLVEVASGPAAAVRWPAVIALVLCLPLKLRINPFSLVNAEQEIYAGPLTEYAGPKLALWELVHGMEWVAWTGLAACFGLPLRSGRPARDIALMIAGSFLLVVLLAVAAAGTARLKVRQAGLFYWSWGLGLTLLALVLAVIPRGGGGG; encoded by the coding sequence ATGAACGCCGGAAGGGCCCTGGTCGGATTGCTGGTGTTCCCGGGGCTTCTGTACGCCCTGCCCGCCGCCTGGCTCATGCTCTGGATCGAACGGAAAGCCCGGGCGAGGATGCAGGGCCGAATCGGCCCGCCGTTCTATCAGCCCTTCTTCGACTTCGTCAAGCTCATGGCCAAGAGGACGGTCCCCCTGGCCCCCTTTGACGCGATCCTGGCGGCCGGCCTGCCGATCCTGGCCGGGTCCTCGCTCCTGGTCGCCCTCGGCCTGCTGCCCGTCCTGTCGGGCCCGGGCGGTTTCGCCGGGGACGTGATCCTGCTGGTCGCCCTGCTCGAGGTCCCGGGCCTGGCGGCGGTCCTGGCCGGTTTCGCCTCGCGCTCGATCTTCGGCCAGCTGGGCGGCGCGCGCGAAGCCGTCCTGAGCGTCGTTTCGAGCGTGCCTTTTCTGGGCGCCGTCGTCGCCCTGGCCATCTCGGCCCGCAGCCTCCGTCTCGTCGAGGTCGCGTCCGGGCCCGCGGCGGCGGTCCGCTGGCCCGCCGTCATCGCCCTGGTCCTGTGCCTGCCCCTGAAGCTGAGGATCAATCCCTTTTCGCTGGTCAACGCCGAGCAGGAGATCTACGCGGGTCCGCTGACCGAATACGCCGGGCCGAAGCTCGCGCTCTGGGAGCTCGTTCACGGGATGGAGTGGGTCGCCTGGACGGGGCTCGCGGCCTGCTTCGGCCTGCCGCTGCGTTCGGGCCGTCCGGCCCGGGACATAGCGCTGATGATCGCCGGATCGTTCCTCCTGGTCGTCCTCCTGGCCGTCGCGGCCGCGGGGACGGCGCGTCTGAAGGTCCGGCAGGCCGGCCTGTTCTATTGGAGCTGGGGACTGGGGCTGACCCTGCTGGCCCTTGTCCTGGCCGTCATCCCGCGAGGGGGAGGCGGCGGATGA
- a CDS encoding proton-conducting transporter membrane subunit — MTLPPSFLLAPVGVLLAGVLVIALCGRVLGAKGKGWVAFGFGTAALACVLLLFLTTSRGGVLDLRLAPWDGPIVLAYHVDGLSQLFALMAAGIGAAVLLFSVGYMARDRAASRFYMLMLAFIAGLVHLVYAADLFLMYLSWEIIGLCSFLLVGFWYQDREAARGARKVLVMTHIAGYGFLAAVLVIHVRAGTTLWTDLRTGAAFSTTVFLLMLVAAVAKSVQFPIHTWIPDAMAAPTPVSSLLHAACYVKAGVYLVARMHSLVPWPDAWQSLVVWIGTASLLVGALFAMVQSDLKRLLAFSTISQIGYMMLGLGLGTPLGIAAGLLHCLNHGLFKGGLFLCAGSVQHATGTKDMDLLGGVGRRMPATMTLWLIGAGAIGGVPLLSGFVSKWLIYNAALEAGRVVPALAAWIGSVLTVFYFLKATTGVFLGDATPAAGAAREAPRTMLAGGILLAAGTIVLGLAPQLAVRFVINPLLPALGVRPVIGVSWLGLTAGTGTWFSTAGFALVLLAVVAGLAIYAMARPVRARGEAGRSSPPIAAAPFIGGEPMAAPSRLSARDFSLIVRTALRPFYRWADMDLYYDAVQKGIDAVCRAAARAGRWIEARAVPALIVLSGLVILAVAAAVPGGRVAGSEAAFPERPLLIGAAAALAALLLSAAAAPGLRRRLPLMAGAGLAAVAGLLPIAAPARIALLEIAAFAALYIVWKTSRSAPAGKAYLAAVVISAAATIAGNLLKANGPVSVVMALTMTGVAVKLALVPLYVWLPLVAESVPAVVVGFVTAVVDIAAFGELLALRQSAPWLFAPPWPWLALALVSALAGAVLMLGQKDLKRLLAFSTIEDMGYLVLGVTAGGALGLTGAAAGAAVHALAKALLFASLTKLETDGAPLGLPAGGMASRYPAAGAGFLFGALAMLGIPPTAGYPARWRLYECAGRTGRYALAVLLAATALAVLAYSRAIAEYWWGPGDQGRKREPAALTAAFAGLAALLLVFGLLPRLLTG; from the coding sequence ATGACCCTGCCGCCGTCGTTCCTGCTCGCCCCCGTGGGCGTCCTGCTGGCGGGGGTCCTCGTCATCGCCCTGTGCGGCCGCGTCCTCGGCGCAAAGGGCAAGGGCTGGGTCGCGTTCGGGTTCGGGACGGCCGCCCTGGCCTGCGTCCTTCTCCTGTTCCTGACGACGTCCCGGGGCGGGGTCCTGGACCTCAGGCTCGCGCCGTGGGACGGCCCGATCGTCCTGGCCTATCACGTGGACGGCCTGAGCCAGCTCTTCGCCCTGATGGCCGCCGGCATCGGCGCCGCCGTCCTCCTCTTTTCAGTGGGCTACATGGCCCGCGACCGCGCGGCCTCCCGGTTCTACATGCTCATGCTCGCGTTCATAGCCGGCCTCGTCCACCTGGTCTACGCGGCCGACCTGTTCCTGATGTACCTGAGCTGGGAGATCATCGGCCTCTGTTCGTTCCTGCTCGTCGGGTTCTGGTACCAGGATCGCGAGGCGGCCCGGGGGGCGCGGAAGGTCCTGGTGATGACCCACATCGCCGGATACGGCTTCCTGGCGGCTGTCCTCGTCATCCATGTCCGCGCCGGAACGACGCTGTGGACCGATCTGCGGACCGGCGCGGCCTTCTCGACGACCGTCTTCCTCCTGATGCTCGTCGCCGCCGTGGCCAAGTCGGTCCAGTTCCCCATCCATACCTGGATCCCCGATGCCATGGCCGCCCCCACGCCCGTCAGCTCCCTCCTCCACGCCGCGTGCTACGTCAAGGCCGGTGTCTACCTGGTGGCCCGGATGCACAGCCTCGTCCCCTGGCCGGACGCCTGGCAAAGCCTGGTCGTCTGGATCGGCACGGCCAGCCTGCTCGTCGGCGCGCTCTTCGCCATGGTCCAGTCCGACTTGAAGCGGCTGCTGGCCTTCAGCACCATCAGCCAGATCGGCTACATGATGCTCGGGCTCGGGCTGGGCACGCCGCTGGGCATCGCGGCCGGCCTGCTCCATTGCCTCAACCACGGGCTGTTCAAGGGCGGGCTGTTCCTTTGCGCCGGCAGCGTCCAGCACGCGACGGGGACGAAGGACATGGACCTGCTCGGCGGGGTGGGACGGCGGATGCCGGCCACGATGACCCTCTGGCTTATCGGCGCCGGGGCCATCGGGGGGGTCCCGCTCCTGAGCGGCTTCGTCAGCAAGTGGCTTATCTACAACGCCGCCCTGGAGGCCGGCCGCGTCGTGCCGGCCCTCGCGGCCTGGATCGGGAGCGTCCTGACGGTCTTCTATTTCCTCAAGGCGACGACCGGCGTCTTCCTCGGCGACGCGACGCCCGCCGCCGGCGCGGCCCGGGAGGCGCCGCGGACGATGCTGGCCGGCGGCATCCTCCTCGCGGCCGGCACGATCGTCCTGGGCCTGGCGCCGCAGCTGGCCGTGCGCTTCGTCATCAACCCCCTCCTGCCGGCCCTCGGCGTCCGGCCGGTCATCGGCGTCTCCTGGCTCGGACTGACGGCCGGGACGGGGACCTGGTTCTCCACGGCCGGCTTCGCGCTCGTCCTTCTGGCCGTCGTCGCCGGGCTGGCAATCTACGCGATGGCCCGGCCGGTTCGGGCGCGCGGGGAGGCCGGCCGAAGCTCCCCCCCGATCGCCGCCGCGCCGTTCATCGGCGGCGAGCCGATGGCCGCGCCATCGCGGCTGAGCGCGCGGGACTTTTCGCTCATCGTCCGAACGGCCCTCAGGCCGTTCTACCGGTGGGCGGACATGGACCTCTATTACGACGCCGTCCAGAAGGGCATCGACGCGGTTTGCCGGGCGGCCGCGCGGGCCGGGCGCTGGATCGAGGCGCGCGCCGTCCCGGCCCTCATCGTCCTGTCGGGCCTGGTCATCCTGGCCGTCGCGGCCGCGGTCCCGGGCGGCCGGGTCGCGGGGAGCGAGGCGGCTTTCCCGGAAAGGCCGCTGCTCATCGGGGCCGCCGCCGCCCTGGCCGCCCTTCTGTTGAGCGCGGCCGCGGCGCCCGGGCTGCGGCGCCGGCTTCCCCTGATGGCGGGCGCGGGGCTGGCCGCCGTCGCGGGACTGCTGCCCATCGCCGCCCCGGCCAGGATCGCCTTGCTGGAGATCGCGGCCTTCGCCGCCCTCTATATCGTCTGGAAGACGAGCCGGTCGGCCCCGGCCGGGAAGGCCTATCTTGCGGCCGTCGTCATCTCCGCCGCGGCGACGATCGCCGGGAACCTGCTCAAGGCGAACGGCCCGGTCTCCGTCGTCATGGCCCTGACAATGACGGGGGTCGCCGTCAAGCTGGCGCTCGTCCCCCTGTATGTCTGGCTTCCGCTCGTCGCCGAGTCCGTCCCCGCCGTCGTCGTCGGCTTCGTGACGGCCGTCGTGGACATCGCCGCGTTCGGCGAGCTCCTGGCCTTGAGGCAAAGCGCGCCCTGGCTTTTCGCGCCGCCCTGGCCCTGGCTGGCCCTGGCCCTGGTCTCGGCCCTGGCCGGGGCCGTCCTGATGCTGGGTCAGAAAGACCTCAAGCGCCTGCTGGCCTTCTCGACGATCGAGGACATGGGCTACCTCGTTCTCGGGGTGACGGCGGGAGGCGCGCTCGGGTTGACCGGGGCCGCCGCCGGGGCGGCCGTCCACGCCCTGGCCAAGGCCCTCCTTTTCGCCAGCCTGACGAAGCTCGAAACGGACGGCGCGCCTCTCGGCCTCCCCGCCGGGGGGATGGCCTCGCGCTATCCGGCGGCCGGCGCGGGCTTTCTCTTCGGGGCCCTGGCCATGCTCGGCATCCCCCCGACCGCAGGCTATCCGGCCCGATGGAGGCTGTATGAATGCGCCGGCCGGACCGGGCGGTACGCCCTGGCTGTCCTGCTCGCCGCCACGGCCCTGGCCGTGCTGGCTTACAGCCGGGCGATCGCCGAATACTGGTGGGGCCCGGGAGACCAGGGCCGGAAGCGGGAGCCGGCCGCGCTGACGGCCGCCTTCGCCGGCCTGGCGGCGCTGCTGCTCGTGTTCGGGCTCCTGCCACGGCTCCTGACAGGGTGA
- a CDS encoding NADH-quinone oxidoreductase subunit C codes for MDMDAIPAAIGAADGWRRKPDGWWLDAPGADPLAMASVLFEAGARLVTMTAAARPGGEYRVVYHWDLEGRVLNIAVMTKEAALPSIAAVLPAADWIEREIHDYFAVRFAGRDLPPIFLAPGEAAGVLRWDLKWEGPEKGGRDRG; via the coding sequence ATGGACATGGACGCGATCCCCGCCGCCATCGGAGCGGCGGACGGGTGGAGGAGGAAGCCGGACGGCTGGTGGCTCGACGCCCCCGGGGCCGATCCTTTGGCGATGGCCAGCGTCCTCTTCGAAGCCGGGGCCCGGCTCGTCACCATGACGGCCGCGGCCCGCCCGGGAGGGGAGTACCGGGTCGTCTATCATTGGGACCTGGAGGGACGGGTCCTGAACATCGCCGTCATGACGAAGGAGGCGGCCCTGCCCAGCATCGCCGCGGTCCTGCCGGCGGCCGATTGGATCGAACGGGAGATCCACGACTATTTCGCCGTCCGATTCGCCGGGCGCGACCTGCCGCCGATCTTCCTCGCCCCCGGGGAAGCCGCCGGCGTCCTGCGCTGGGACCTCAAGTGGGAAGGCCCGGAGAAAGGAGGCCGTGATCGGGGATGA
- a CDS encoding 4Fe-4S dicluster domain-containing protein has product MAKVLMIHADKCTGCRNCELSCSAYHEGRFRPRLSRVHAYAWEREGLSVPMMCQHCDDAPCIAVCPTGAMRRNKAANSVDWNKDACIRCRMCTIACPFGNAVYDSESNAIVKCDLCAGDPECVKFCPSEALTFLEGTIAVRARKKAYAAKFKEAFKEVS; this is encoded by the coding sequence ATGGCAAAAGTCCTGATGATCCATGCCGACAAGTGCACCGGCTGCCGGAATTGCGAGCTCTCCTGTTCGGCCTACCATGAAGGCCGGTTCCGGCCGCGCCTGTCGAGGGTCCATGCCTACGCCTGGGAGCGGGAAGGCCTGTCCGTTCCGATGATGTGCCAGCACTGCGATGACGCGCCGTGCATCGCCGTCTGCCCGACCGGCGCGATGCGCCGCAACAAGGCCGCGAACTCGGTCGATTGGAACAAGGACGCTTGCATCCGCTGCCGCATGTGCACCATCGCCTGCCCGTTCGGCAACGCCGTCTACGATTCCGAAAGCAACGCCATCGTCAAGTGCGACCTCTGCGCGGGCGACCCGGAATGCGTCAAGTTCTGCCCCAGCGAGGCCCTGACGTTCCTCGAGGGGACCATCGCCGTCCGGGCCCGGAAAAAAGCCTATGCCGCGAAGTTCAAGGAAGCCTTCAAGGAGGTGAGCTGA
- a CDS encoding peptidase S10 produces MKNRALMVLLAVAVVTSLAGPVLRAQPQGAPPSRPQEAKPSPAPPADLAPVQERSSVTEHTIRIKGQVIPYKAAAGTTLLRDDKGEATGLLYAVAYTRSDVKDLSARPIAFFYNGGPGSASLWLHVGAFGPRRVSTLDAAFTPPAPYALVDNTETLLDKTDMVFIDAMGTGYSRAAGKAQAKDFYGIDEDVQAFAQFIRTYLSRNGRWNSPKFLVGESYGTFRSAALGNALQSRDGIHLNGIVLISSVLDMGTITFGSGDDRPYIFYLPSYAAVAWYHKALKDRPADLGAFLAEVRRYAQGEYAEALFKGAALSLADKQAVAAKLSAYTGLDADYWLKADLRVTLAQFNVELERGRGLTTGRIDARFTGFTRDLLAENAQGDPEGPAVGGAFTALINAYNHQELRFGQDMAYNTSSGGTREWNWRRLPATGGFPGAPNVQGDLTQAMITNPRLLVQVENGYYDMATPFFATEFTMAHLGLPAELRDHVKLNYYPSGHMMYLHDESRGELHDNIAAFIDRATAR; encoded by the coding sequence ATGAAGAACAGAGCGCTCATGGTCCTCTTAGCCGTCGCCGTGGTCACGTCTTTGGCCGGTCCCGTCCTCCGGGCCCAGCCGCAGGGCGCGCCGCCCTCCAGGCCGCAGGAGGCCAAGCCCTCGCCGGCCCCCCCGGCCGACCTCGCTCCCGTCCAGGAGCGGTCTTCCGTGACCGAACATACGATACGCATCAAGGGGCAGGTCATCCCATACAAGGCCGCGGCCGGGACGACGCTCCTCCGCGACGACAAGGGAGAGGCGACGGGGCTCCTCTACGCCGTGGCCTACACCCGGAGCGACGTCAAGGATCTCTCGGCCCGGCCCATCGCTTTCTTCTATAACGGCGGCCCGGGCTCGGCGTCGTTGTGGCTGCACGTGGGCGCCTTCGGACCGCGCCGCGTCTCCACCCTGGACGCCGCGTTCACACCGCCGGCGCCTTACGCCCTCGTCGACAATACCGAGACCCTCCTCGACAAGACGGACATGGTCTTCATCGACGCCATGGGCACCGGCTACAGCCGGGCCGCTGGCAAAGCCCAGGCCAAGGACTTCTACGGCATCGACGAGGACGTCCAGGCCTTCGCCCAGTTCATCCGGACCTACCTCAGCCGGAACGGCCGCTGGAACTCCCCGAAGTTCCTCGTCGGCGAGAGCTACGGCACCTTCCGTTCGGCCGCCCTGGGGAACGCCCTGCAGTCGCGGGACGGCATACACCTCAACGGGATCGTCCTCATCTCCTCGGTCCTCGACATGGGCACGATCACCTTCGGCTCCGGCGACGACCGGCCCTACATCTTCTACCTTCCGAGCTATGCCGCGGTGGCCTGGTACCACAAGGCGCTGAAGGACCGGCCGGCCGACCTCGGGGCCTTCCTGGCCGAGGTGCGCCGCTATGCCCAGGGCGAATACGCCGAGGCCCTGTTCAAAGGCGCCGCGCTTTCGCTCGCGGACAAGCAGGCCGTGGCCGCCAAGCTTTCCGCCTACACCGGCCTGGACGCGGACTATTGGCTCAAGGCCGACCTCCGGGTGACGCTGGCCCAGTTCAACGTCGAGCTCGAGCGCGGCCGCGGCCTGACGACGGGCCGTATCGACGCCCGGTTCACCGGCTTCACCCGCGATCTTCTGGCCGAGAACGCCCAGGGGGACCCCGAGGGCCCGGCCGTTGGCGGCGCCTTCACGGCCCTGATCAATGCCTACAACCACCAGGAGCTCCGGTTCGGCCAGGACATGGCCTACAACACTTCGAGCGGCGGGACCCGGGAGTGGAACTGGAGGCGCCTGCCGGCGACCGGCGGCTTTCCCGGCGCGCCCAATGTCCAAGGCGATCTCACCCAGGCCATGATCACCAACCCGCGGCTCCTCGTCCAGGTCGAGAACGGGTACTATGACATGGCCACGCCGTTCTTCGCCACCGAGTTCACCATGGCCCACCTCGGCCTGCCGGCCGAGCTCCGGGACCACGTCAAGCTGAATTACTATCCCTCGGGGCACATGATGTACCTGCACGACGAAAGCCGCGGGGAGCTCCACGACAATATCGCCGCCTTCATCGACCGGGCGACGGCGAGATAG
- a CDS encoding amino acid permease, giving the protein MANPETSASDISPQPGDHAPVSLRRALGVGSVTAIVVGTMIGSGIFIVPATVAAEVKSPVLMLAVWIVGGLMSVFGALSLAELASAFPETGGIYIYLREAYGPPAGFLFGWALLLIIDSGTIATLSLAFATKYLPHFIPLGPAGQKGAAVLFILALIGINYIGVRQGAFVQNLLTVLKFAALAGIVACIFLFARGDWANLTRPSASALGGDLVGPFGLALVAALWAYKGFEVSTSNAGETKNPSRTIPIGLLAGCGLVTLLYILANVAYLYAVPAAEMAGSDRIAAAAMKAAVGPAGASVVAFIILFSIMGAANGHIMTGPRVYYAMAKDGLFFKKMAGIHPRFRTPHNALLAVGAWSIILSLIPGGTFEQLLKYAVFGAWIFLGLAAFGVIVLRKKRPDLPRPYKTLGYPVTPILFVLSALFVIVNTLIQSFWNAFAGLALIALGIPAYLYWSRKRSRTPAGP; this is encoded by the coding sequence ATGGCCAACCCCGAAACCTCGGCGTCCGACATCTCCCCTCAACCCGGCGATCATGCTCCCGTGTCGTTGCGCCGCGCCCTCGGCGTCGGCAGCGTCACCGCCATCGTCGTCGGCACCATGATCGGCTCGGGCATCTTCATCGTCCCGGCCACCGTGGCCGCCGAGGTCAAGTCGCCGGTCCTCATGCTGGCCGTCTGGATCGTCGGCGGCCTCATGAGCGTCTTCGGCGCCCTGTCGCTGGCCGAGCTGGCCTCGGCCTTCCCGGAGACCGGCGGCATCTATATCTATCTGCGCGAGGCCTACGGCCCGCCCGCCGGGTTCCTGTTCGGCTGGGCGCTCCTGCTGATCATCGACTCGGGCACCATCGCCACGCTGTCGCTGGCCTTCGCCACGAAGTACCTGCCGCACTTCATCCCCCTCGGCCCGGCCGGCCAAAAGGGAGCGGCCGTCCTGTTCATCCTGGCGCTCATCGGCATCAATTATATCGGGGTCCGGCAGGGCGCCTTCGTCCAGAACCTGCTGACCGTCCTCAAGTTCGCCGCCCTGGCCGGGATCGTGGCCTGCATCTTCCTTTTCGCCCGCGGCGATTGGGCCAACCTCACCCGGCCGTCCGCGTCCGCCCTCGGAGGGGACCTGGTCGGGCCCTTCGGGCTGGCCCTCGTGGCCGCGCTCTGGGCCTACAAGGGCTTCGAGGTGTCCACGTCCAACGCCGGCGAAACCAAGAACCCGTCCCGGACCATCCCCATCGGCCTCCTCGCCGGCTGCGGCCTGGTCACGCTCCTCTATATCCTGGCCAACGTCGCCTATCTCTACGCGGTGCCGGCGGCCGAGATGGCCGGGTCGGACCGGATCGCGGCCGCGGCCATGAAGGCCGCCGTCGGCCCGGCCGGGGCGTCCGTCGTCGCCTTCATCATCCTGTTCTCGATCATGGGGGCGGCCAACGGCCACATCATGACGGGCCCGCGCGTCTACTATGCCATGGCCAAGGACGGGCTCTTCTTCAAGAAGATGGCCGGGATCCACCCCAGGTTCCGGACGCCCCACAACGCCCTGCTGGCCGTCGGGGCCTGGAGCATCATCCTCAGCCTGATCCCCGGAGGCACCTTCGAGCAGCTCCTGAAGTACGCGGTCTTCGGCGCCTGGATCTTCCTCGGGCTGGCCGCGTTCGGCGTCATCGTCCTGCGGAAGAAGCGGCCGGACCTGCCCCGGCCGTACAAGACCCTGGGCTACCCGGTGACGCCGATCCTGTTCGTCCTGTCGGCGCTGTTCGTGATCGTCAACACGCTCATCCAGAGCTTCTGGAACGCGTTCGCCGGCCTGGCCCTCATTGCCCTCGGCATCCCGGCCTACCTTTACTGGAGCAGGAAGAGGAGCCGGACACCTGCCGGTCCTTGA
- a CDS encoding aldehyde ferredoxin oxidoreductase family protein: MFGWTGTILRVDLSNGKIVKEALDPDLAKTYIGARGLGARIISNEVDPAADALGPANKLIFAAGPLTGTYAPSCGRYDVVAKGPLNGTIAGSNSGGAFGPELKYAGYDLVIIEGKAARPSYLWIDDAKVEIRGAEHLWGKIVPDVTDALRAETDEEAKVACIGPAGENQVLFACVMNEMHRAAGRTGVGAVMGSKNLKAVVVSGSGSVAAAEPEAFKQAVMKARKKIQDHPVGGKGLKAYGTEVLVNILNGVGCLPTRNFREGFFPTADKVGGETLSANNLVRPKGCFSCIISCGRVTRVTDPKYEGYGEGPEYETGWSFGPACGIDNLDAIIKANFLCNELGLDTITMGSTIACAMDLFEHGLLTPKDTGGLSLRFGDADAIVELTKKTAFKEGLGAKLALGSYRFAESFGHPEYSMTCKKQEMPAYDPRGVMGIGLHYATGNRGGDHVRGYTIAVEVLGNPVKMDQYETKGKAELVKTFQNLTAALDSSGACLFSTFGIGADELAEMLSTATGVPYSTAEFMKAGERIWNMERLWNLKSGLSAKDDRLPERLLKDPIPAGPSKGRVNLLGRMLPEYYEIRGWDKNGVPTAAKLKELGL, from the coding sequence ATGTTCGGCTGGACCGGGACCATCCTGAGGGTTGATCTGAGCAACGGGAAGATCGTCAAAGAAGCCCTGGATCCGGACCTCGCGAAGACGTACATCGGGGCGCGGGGCCTCGGGGCCAGGATCATCTCGAACGAGGTCGATCCGGCCGCCGACGCGCTGGGCCCGGCCAACAAGCTCATCTTCGCCGCCGGGCCCCTGACCGGCACGTACGCCCCGTCCTGCGGCCGCTACGACGTCGTCGCGAAGGGGCCGCTCAACGGGACGATCGCCGGCTCCAATTCCGGCGGCGCGTTCGGCCCCGAGTTGAAATACGCCGGCTACGACCTGGTCATTATCGAGGGGAAGGCGGCCAGGCCCTCCTACCTCTGGATCGACGACGCCAAGGTCGAGATCCGGGGCGCGGAGCACCTCTGGGGGAAGATCGTTCCCGACGTGACCGACGCGCTCCGGGCCGAGACCGACGAAGAGGCCAAGGTCGCCTGCATCGGTCCGGCCGGGGAGAACCAGGTCCTGTTCGCCTGCGTCATGAACGAGATGCACCGGGCGGCCGGGCGGACCGGCGTGGGCGCCGTGATGGGATCTAAGAACCTCAAGGCCGTCGTCGTTTCGGGCAGCGGCTCGGTCGCCGCGGCCGAGCCGGAGGCCTTCAAGCAGGCGGTGATGAAGGCCCGCAAGAAGATCCAGGACCATCCCGTCGGGGGGAAGGGCCTCAAGGCCTACGGCACGGAAGTCCTGGTCAACATCCTCAACGGCGTCGGCTGCCTGCCCACGCGGAACTTCCGCGAGGGGTTCTTCCCGACGGCCGACAAGGTCGGCGGGGAAACGCTGTCCGCGAACAATCTCGTCCGGCCCAAGGGCTGCTTCTCCTGCATCATCAGCTGCGGCCGGGTCACCCGCGTCACCGATCCGAAGTACGAGGGCTACGGGGAGGGCCCCGAGTACGAGACGGGCTGGTCGTTCGGGCCCGCCTGCGGCATCGACAACCTGGACGCCATCATCAAGGCCAACTTTCTCTGCAACGAGCTGGGCCTCGACACGATCACGATGGGCTCGACCATCGCCTGCGCCATGGACCTCTTCGAGCACGGCCTCCTGACCCCGAAGGACACGGGCGGCCTGAGCCTCCGGTTCGGGGACGCGGACGCCATCGTGGAGCTGACGAAGAAAACGGCCTTTAAGGAGGGGCTGGGGGCGAAGCTGGCCCTGGGCTCTTACCGCTTCGCCGAGAGCTTCGGCCACCCCGAATACTCGATGACCTGCAAGAAGCAGGAGATGCCGGCCTACGACCCGAGGGGCGTCATGGGGATCGGCCTGCACTACGCGACGGGCAACCGCGGCGGCGACCATGTCCGGGGATACACGATCGCCGTCGAGGTCCTGGGCAATCCGGTGAAGATGGACCAGTACGAGACGAAGGGCAAGGCCGAGCTGGTCAAGACCTTCCAGAACCTGACCGCCGCCCTCGATTCCTCCGGGGCCTGCCTCTTCTCGACCTTCGGCATCGGCGCCGACGAGCTGGCCGAGATGCTGAGCACCGCGACGGGCGTCCCGTACTCGACCGCCGAGTTCATGAAGGCCGGCGAGAGGATCTGGAACATGGAGCGCCTGTGGAACCTCAAGTCCGGCCTGTCGGCCAAGGACGACAGGCTCCCGGAACGGCTCCTCAAGGATCCCATCCCGGCAGGGCCCTCCAAGGGCAGGGTCAACCTGCTCGGCAGGATGCTCCCGGAATATTACGAGATCCGGGGCTGGGATAAGAACGGCGTGCCGACGGCGGCGAAGCTCAAGGAGCTGGGTCTTTAG